GGGGGAGATCTAACTTGTGTTTAGCAGTTCCACACAGAATAATTGAGATAAACGGAAATGAAGCTATAGCTGAGATCGGAGGAATAAGAAAAAGAACAAGAATAGATCTGCTTGAGGATGTCAAGGTTGGAGACTATGTGCTGGTTCACGCGGGGTTCGCCATAGAAAAGCTTAAACCCGAGGAGGCAAGAGAGATAATTGACGCTTGGAGAGAAATTACGGAATCTTAAAGTATCAAGACCCTTGCGGTTTATGGAAGTATGCGGAACTCACACGGTTAACATATGCAGATTTGGCTTAAGGTCTCTTTTTCCGAAAGGAGTGGAACTTAGAAGCGGTCCAGGATGCCCAGTTTGCGTAACCCCTGCTTATGCCATAAAGATGAGCGTTGATTTAGCCTTAAGAGATGATGTCATCATCGCTACATATGGGGATATGCTTAAGGTTCCAGGACCAACGGGAACGCTTGAGGACGT
This portion of the Synergistota bacterium genome encodes:
- a CDS encoding HypC/HybG/HupF family hydrogenase formation chaperone — its product is MCLAVPHRIIEINGNEAIAEIGGIRKRTRIDLLEDVKVGDYVLVHAGFAIEKLKPEEAREIIDAWREITES